CTGGGCATGGTGGGCATGCACGGCACCTATGCGGCCAACCTTGCCATCAACAACTGCGATGTGCTGATGTGCGTGGGCGCGCGCTTTGACGACCGCGTTACAGGCAGGCTGGCGGCCTTTGCGCCCAAGGCCCGCATTGTGCACATCGACATTGACCCCACGTCCATTCGCAAGAATGTGGAAGTGCATGTTCCTGTGGTTGGCGATTGCCGCCTGGCGCTGGAGGGTATTGCAGAAATCTGCGAGGCCAAGCTGGAAAACAAGGACTGGGCTGGCGAACATGCCGCCTGGATTGCCGCCGTGGCCGAATGGAAGGCGAGCAAACCCCTGTGTTACCAGTGCAACGGCAATATCAAGCCGCAGTCGGTCATTGAGGCCCTTTACGACATCACCGGCGGCGATGCCATCATCGCCACCGAGGTGGGCCAGCACCAGATGTGGGTGGCCCAGTTCTATTCGTTCACCAAGCCGCGCACCCTGCTGACCAGCGGGGGCCTCGGCACCATGGGCTACGGCTTTCCCGCTTCGGTGGGGGCGCAGTTTGCCTTTCCGGATAAAAAGGTCATTGCCGTGGCAGGCGACGCCTCGCTGCAGATGAATATTCAGGAGCTGGCAACCGTGGTGGCCAACAGGCTGCCCATCAAGGTCGTCATTCTGAACAACCGCTATCTGGGCATGGTGCGGCAGTGGCAGGAGCTCTTTTACAACAACAACTACAGTTCCACCAACATGGAAGCCCAGCCCGACTTTGTGAAGCTGGCCGAGGCCTACGGGGCCGAAGGCTATCGCATTGAAAAGGCTGAAGACATGCGGGCCGTGCTTGAAAAGGCCCTTGCTTCGCCCAACCCTGCCTTCATTGACGTGGTGGTAGAGCGCGAAGAAAACGTGTACCCCATCGTGCCCGCCGGTGCGGCGCTTGATGAAATGTTGCTGGTGTAAGGGAGATGGCTATGCAACGACATGTGCTTTCCGTGCTGGTGGAAAACGAACCCGGCGTGCTTTCCCGCGTGGCTGGCCTGTTCAGCGGGCGCGGCTTCAATATTCATTCGCTCAATGTGGCCCCGGCCCTGGAAGAGGGCGTTTCGCACATGACCATCACCACCGATGGCGACAGTCTTATTCTGGAGCAGATCATGAAGCAGCTCCACAAGATTGTTTCGGTCATCAAGGTGGTGGATTTTGCGGATATTCCCGCTGTGGCGCGTGAAATGATCTTTGTCAAAGTGCAGGCAGAAGGCCCCATGCGGGGCGAAATTCTGCGGACTGTTGAAATATTCCGCTGCAAGGTGGTTGATGTAAGCCCCAATGAGATGACCATTGAGGCCACTGGCGATCAGAACAAGCTGGACGCCATCATCAGCCTGCTGCAACGGTTTGGAATCAAGGAACTGGCGCGCACAGGCGCAGTTGCCATGCGTCGTTCCAAGAAAACGGATTAGGGTTCCGGGACGCGAAGTGCGGCCTTTTGCCGGGGTGTTTGGCACAAAGCACCCCGCAAGGCATGGCTGCCACACGCGTGAAGAATCCGGTCGCGCGGCATTGCGCCGCGAGATTACAGGAGCGTTAGCCCGTGAGCGTGTCAATGGCCCACAAGGTCTCCTTGACAACGCGCATGAGGTCGGGGTGGTGAGTATATCCATACAAACCAGCCCGGGTCATTGGCAAAGCGTCCCACAGGCGGCCTTGCCCGCCGTATCCAGTCGGCCCCCCTCTGTCCTTGCCGCAAGGGCGGCAAGGGATGTATTTTTTTGTCTAACCGTGAGTGATCTCAGAGGATGTTCAGATGAAAGTTTATTACGATCAGGATGCAGACCTTAATTGTTTGAAAAACAAGACCGTGGCCATCATCGGTTATGGCAGTCAGGGCCATGCCCATGCCCAGAATCTGCGTGATTCCGGCGTCAAGGTTGTGGTGGGTCAGCGCCCCGGCGGCGCCAACTACGAGTTGGCCAAGGAGCACGGCTTTACCCCCGTGTCTGCTGCCGAGGCCGCCGCTCAGGCCGACCTGATCATGATTCTGCTGCCTGACGAAGTGCAGGCCGCCGTGTACGAAAATGACGTGAAGCCCCACCTGACCAAGGGCAAGGCCCTGTTGTTCGCCCACGGCTTCAACATCCACTTCAGCCAGATCCAGCCGCCCAAGGATGTGGACGTGTTCCTCATCGCTCCCAAGGGCCCCGGCCATCTGGTGCGCCGCACCTTCACCGAAGGCGGCGGCGTGCCCTGCCTCGTGGCCATTCATCAGGACGCCACCGGCGAAGCCCTCAAGATTGCTCTGGCCTATGCCAAGGGCATCGGCGGCGCCCGCTCCGGCGTTATTGAAACCTCCTTCCGTGAAGAAACCGAAACCGACCTCTTCGGCGAACAGGCCGTTCTTTGCGGCGGCGTTTCCGCCCTCATCAAGGCCGGGTTTGAAACCCTGGTGGAAGCCGGTTATCAGCCCGAAATGGCTTACTTTGAATGCATGCACGAAATGAAGCTCATCGTTGACCTTATGTACGAGGGCGGCCTTTCCCGCATGCGTTACTCCATCAGCAATACCGCTGAATACGGCGATTACGTCACCGGCCCCCGCCTGATCACCGAAACGGTGAAAAAGGAAATGAAGGGCGTGCTCAAGGACATCCAGAGCGGCGTGTTTGCGCGTAACTTCATTCTTGAAGCCCGCGCCAAGTACCCCATGTTCCTCACCACCCGCCGCAACGAATCTGAACATCAGATCGAAAAGGTGGGCAAGGAACTGCGCGGCATGATGTCCTGGCTCAAGAAGGACAAGAAAGACTAGTTCCGCTGTTTCAAGCGCTGGCTGAAAGCGCTTTGTTGGGGCTTTTCGCGGTATTTCCGTGAGAGGCCCCAATTTTTATACCTGCTGAAAATCATAAAGCCGATTCCTTTCAAAGGGCCAGCCCGTAGAGGATTGGGACGCAGCCGACATTATTTCAGACAGGCAGGGGATGTTGTCATACTAAATTGATCAATTTTATCGACTTCTGCATGTTGCAAAAATAATTACTGTTTGCCACAATCAGGCCATACAGCTTGTATATAAAGTTGTTGTCTTCCATGCGCCGGAGCATCCTGCGGGCTGCATCGGTGTGCCGTATTTTACGGGCATGGCCTTTCCGCTTTTGGTTTTATCATGTGTGCATTGCTTCCCGCCTTTGCCTTGCGACCGCCCATTTATGCAGCCAGTTACGCTGGTATGACTTGCCCTGGCAATGTGCCCGCGCGGTACTTTTTTGCGCCCCGCGCCCGCTGCAACAGCGCGCGCCTGCGCAGGAGAGTTGACGCGGCTTTTCGGCGTGTCGGTTTGCACCTTGATTTTTCAGGAGATTAAGACGTGCTCAGAAATTTCAGCATCAGTCAGCGGATTATCTTTTTTGTCATCATCATGATCGCCCTGATTATTTCCATCGCGGGCCTGTCCGTGCGCATGACGGAAGGCGTCATTGCTGACGGCACGGCACTTGCCAAGGAAATGCTGCTCGACTCCCAAAGGGCGCGCATCAAGGATATCACTCATTCCCAGGCGCTTGGTCTGGCGGGCATGACGCAAGGCCAGCCCGAGGCCGAGCAGTTGCGCACCATCGCGCAGTATGTGGACAGCGCCCGGTTTGAGGATGACAGCTCCGGGTATTTTTATGTGTACAAGGGCACGGTCAGTGCTGCCCACCCCTTGCAGAAGCAACTGATCGGCAAGGATCTGGCTTCAACCGCCGACAGCAGGGGCGTTCACTATGTCAGTGAACTGTACAGGGCCGCGCAGCGCGGCGGCGGTTTTGTGGATTTTGTGTTTCCCAAGCCCGGCTCTGGCGACGTGTTCAAGCTGGGTTATGCGGAAGCTATCGCGGGCACGCCCTTCTGGATTGGCACGGGCGTGTATATCGACAATGTGGACAAGGCCGAAAGCCACCTCATCACCACCATGCGCTCCATCCTGCACAGCCAGCTGGCGATCTATGGCGGTGGTTTTCTGGCTATACTGCTTCTGGTGGTCTGCCCGCTTTCCTATGTCATGGTCGTGTCCATAACCCGACCGCTGGCGGGTATAACCCGGCATGCCCGCGCCGTGGCGCAGGGCAACCTTGATGAAGAATTTGAAACAACCGGGCGTGATGAAGTGGCGACCCTGCAACAGGCCTTGAGCGCAATGGTTGTGAAGCTCAAGGAATTTATCGGTCAGGCCGAGGAACAGAGCCGTCTTGCCGGCAAGGCCGCCAGTGAAGCCCAACAGGCGCAGGCGGAAGCTCTTGAAGCCGAACTCAAGGCAAAGGACAAAACCGCTGCCATGCTTCAGGCTGCGGAAAGGCTGGAGCAGGTTGCCCAGGCTGTAAGCACTGCCTCTACCCAGCTTTCGGCCCAGATAGAGCAGTCGGACAAAGGGGCCGTGCATTCTGCCCAGATGCTTGCAGAGGCCGCAACAGCCATGAACCAGATGAACGCCAGCGTACAGGAGGTGGCGCTCAGCGCCGCAACGGCATCCGATGCGGCCGGTCAGACGCGTGAGCGCGCCCTGAGCGGAGCGGGCATTGTGGAAAAGGCCGTGCAGAGCATTGGTCATGTTCACGAAGTCTCGTTGCGGCTCAGGGATGGCATGGCCGAACTTAACGACCATTCACAGGCCATTACGCGCATCATGGGTGTTATTTCCGATATCGCGGACCAAACCAACCTGCTTGCGCTCAATGCCGCCATTGAAGCTGCCCGCGCGGGCGACGCCGGGCGCGGTTTTGCCGTGGTGGCTGATGAAGTGCGCAAACTGGCGGAAAAAACCCTTGCCTCAACCCAGGATGTGGGCAACGCCATCAAGGCCATTCAGGAAAGTACGGCCAAGAACGTTTCGGATATGGACAGTGCTGTGGGACAGGTGGAGCAGGCCACGGATTTTGCCAATCAGTCGGGCAAGGCTCTGGAAGAAATTGTGGCTACCGTTGAGGCAACCGCCAGCCAGGTGAACGCCATTGCCGAGGCCAGCGGGCAGCAGTCTGCCGCCAGCGAAGAAATCAATCATTCAATTGACGACGCCACCCAGGTTGCCCACCAGACGGCTGAAGCCATGGACGAAGCCCAAAAGGCCGTGGCTGATCTGGCAGTTCAGGCCAGGGGGCTGGCCGAGTTGATTGTGGACATGAAAAATTAGGGGCGGTCTTTTTGCAACACTGCGGGGCCTCTGTGCGGTGCAAAGCCGTGCAGAGGCCCTTTTGCATTCAGGATGCAGAAGTATTCAGAATGGTTGTCCTCTCTGGTCACTCGGCGCTGGCGGCTATCTGCCCCTCTCAATGCAGCCATTCCGCCCAGGCGACCTTAAGCCGCGTCACGCAACCTGGTATGTCTTCAAGGCGAATTTTGCCAAATCCCAGAAACAGCGTGTCCGGCGGGCATTCGGCCTTGTCCTGCCAGAACTGCATGGTGGGGTAGACACGCACCCCCTGCTCCAGGGCTTTTTTTATAAGCAGATTCTGGTCTGTTCCGGCAGAAAAGCGCAAAAGAAAATACTGGCCGGTACCGTTGCCTGTAATGCGCAGGCCAGATCCCAGGCGGGAAAATTCCTGGATGAACAGCTCAAGGCGGTTTTTGAACACATGGCTCAGACGGCGGATGTGTCTGTCGTACTGGCCGGTTTCGAGCAGGCGGCCAATGATGTACTGGTTCAGTACGGGGACGGTGCTGTTGTATTCGTCAAACATTTCGTGGAAGGCGGCGGCAAGCTGCGGCGGCAAAATCATGTAACCCATACGGATGGAAGGGGATATGCCCTTGGAAAAAGTGCCAAGGTAGATGACCCGTGCTTCCGTATCTATGGATTGCAGCGAAGGAATGGGCTTGGAATAGTAGCGCATCTCGCTGTCAAAGTCGTCTTCAAGCACGTAGACGTTGTTGCTCTGCGCCCATCGCAGCAGGGCATGCCTGCGCCCGATGGGGAGCGTGACCCCTGTGGGGAACTGGTGGGACGGCGTGGTATAGATGGCAAAGGCCTGCGGCCTGTGGGGCAGGTCGGCCACTTTCAGGCCGCTATCGTCCACGGGTACGGTCTCAATGGGCAGGTGATTGTTGCGGAACACGGCGGCTGCCTTGTTGAAGCCGGGTTCTTCCATCAGGATTTTCTGCCCGCGCTGGGCTGCTATTTTGCACAGATATTCCAGAGACTGCTGCAAACCGCAGGTTATGACGATCTGGCCTTCCGTGCAGTTCACGCCGCGAATGCGCTTGAGGTAGGCCAGCAGGTTTCTGCGCAGGTAGGGTTCGCCCTGCATGACCTGCAAGGCAGAGATTTTTTCTTCTCTCTCCAGCATATCAAGGCATTCAAAGGTGTATTTTTTCCAGAGGCTTTTAGGAAAAAGATCAACCGTGTGGCTGCTGTTTGTCAGGTCGTAAATCAGAGGCTGCCCGTGCGCCAGCGTCTGTCTTTGCGCACATGTTTCAGGCTGCACGGGGTGCCCGGGTACTGCGGCTGTCACGCCAATGCTGGGAACATGCTGC
This region of Desulfovibrio desulfuricans genomic DNA includes:
- the ilvB gene encoding biosynthetic-type acetolactate synthase large subunit; the protein is MECTGAQILLESMKREGVDVLFGYPGGAVIDIYDELPRHPELRHVLVRHEQGAVHAADGYARASGKTGVCLVTSGPGATNTVTGIATAYSDSIPLVVFTGQVPTQLIGNDAFQEVDIVGITRPCTKHNFLVKDITKLALTIRQAFYLARSGRPGPVLVDLPKDVMQKRAEFVWPEDVYMRSYNPTYKPNLNQLRRSVEELAKAERPVILAGGGVILSDGAEALTGLARKLNIPVTCTLMGLGAFPATDPLWLGMVGMHGTYAANLAINNCDVLMCVGARFDDRVTGRLAAFAPKARIVHIDIDPTSIRKNVEVHVPVVGDCRLALEGIAEICEAKLENKDWAGEHAAWIAAVAEWKASKPLCYQCNGNIKPQSVIEALYDITGGDAIIATEVGQHQMWVAQFYSFTKPRTLLTSGGLGTMGYGFPASVGAQFAFPDKKVIAVAGDASLQMNIQELATVVANRLPIKVVILNNRYLGMVRQWQELFYNNNYSSTNMEAQPDFVKLAEAYGAEGYRIEKAEDMRAVLEKALASPNPAFIDVVVEREENVYPIVPAGAALDEMLLV
- the ilvN gene encoding acetolactate synthase small subunit, which gives rise to MQRHVLSVLVENEPGVLSRVAGLFSGRGFNIHSLNVAPALEEGVSHMTITTDGDSLILEQIMKQLHKIVSVIKVVDFADIPAVAREMIFVKVQAEGPMRGEILRTVEIFRCKVVDVSPNEMTIEATGDQNKLDAIISLLQRFGIKELARTGAVAMRRSKKTD
- the ilvC gene encoding ketol-acid reductoisomerase; the encoded protein is MKVYYDQDADLNCLKNKTVAIIGYGSQGHAHAQNLRDSGVKVVVGQRPGGANYELAKEHGFTPVSAAEAAAQADLIMILLPDEVQAAVYENDVKPHLTKGKALLFAHGFNIHFSQIQPPKDVDVFLIAPKGPGHLVRRTFTEGGGVPCLVAIHQDATGEALKIALAYAKGIGGARSGVIETSFREETETDLFGEQAVLCGGVSALIKAGFETLVEAGYQPEMAYFECMHEMKLIVDLMYEGGLSRMRYSISNTAEYGDYVTGPRLITETVKKEMKGVLKDIQSGVFARNFILEARAKYPMFLTTRRNESEHQIEKVGKELRGMMSWLKKDKKD
- a CDS encoding methyl-accepting chemotaxis protein, with protein sequence MLRNFSISQRIIFFVIIMIALIISIAGLSVRMTEGVIADGTALAKEMLLDSQRARIKDITHSQALGLAGMTQGQPEAEQLRTIAQYVDSARFEDDSSGYFYVYKGTVSAAHPLQKQLIGKDLASTADSRGVHYVSELYRAAQRGGGFVDFVFPKPGSGDVFKLGYAEAIAGTPFWIGTGVYIDNVDKAESHLITTMRSILHSQLAIYGGGFLAILLLVVCPLSYVMVVSITRPLAGITRHARAVAQGNLDEEFETTGRDEVATLQQALSAMVVKLKEFIGQAEEQSRLAGKAASEAQQAQAEALEAELKAKDKTAAMLQAAERLEQVAQAVSTASTQLSAQIEQSDKGAVHSAQMLAEAATAMNQMNASVQEVALSAATASDAAGQTRERALSGAGIVEKAVQSIGHVHEVSLRLRDGMAELNDHSQAITRIMGVISDIADQTNLLALNAAIEAARAGDAGRGFAVVADEVRKLAEKTLASTQDVGNAIKAIQESTAKNVSDMDSAVGQVEQATDFANQSGKALEEIVATVEATASQVNAIAEASGQQSAASEEINHSIDDATQVAHQTAEAMDEAQKAVADLAVQARGLAELIVDMKN
- the pdxR gene encoding MocR-like pyridoxine biosynthesis transcription factor PdxR, whose product is MISTGKEGSGPLYLQIYSQLKQDIACGALAEGTVLTGSRMLASMLGVSRNTVDNAYSQLVAEGYIAARRGVGFVVQHVPSIGVTAAVPGHPVQPETCAQRQTLAHGQPLIYDLTNSSHTVDLFPKSLWKKYTFECLDMLEREEKISALQVMQGEPYLRRNLLAYLKRIRGVNCTEGQIVITCGLQQSLEYLCKIAAQRGQKILMEEPGFNKAAAVFRNNHLPIETVPVDDSGLKVADLPHRPQAFAIYTTPSHQFPTGVTLPIGRRHALLRWAQSNNVYVLEDDFDSEMRYYSKPIPSLQSIDTEARVIYLGTFSKGISPSIRMGYMILPPQLAAAFHEMFDEYNSTVPVLNQYIIGRLLETGQYDRHIRRLSHVFKNRLELFIQEFSRLGSGLRITGNGTGQYFLLRFSAGTDQNLLIKKALEQGVRVYPTMQFWQDKAECPPDTLFLGFGKIRLEDIPGCVTRLKVAWAEWLH